The sequence below is a genomic window from Draconibacterium halophilum.
CCATTTTGACTAATGGCTGTTGAGCTAACAAAAATAAGGGCAATAAAGCTTACAATAATTTTAATTCTTTTCATGACTGTAATTTTTAGTTAAACTATTAATGGACAAGTATTCTGGTCGCATTGTTACTACAAATTTACGCCATTACGACCATGCCAGTCGAACACAAATGAATCATAAAATGCAACATTTGTATCATGAATGTGTATATGGGGCGGAGGTTTGTTATTCTGCATTTTAAATTCTATATAAAGAATGGTATCTTGGTCAATTCTTCCCCGTTTAATAGATTGTAGCAATAAAACGGGGAGGAGTTATTTTAAAATGAGATACAAATTTCTGGTAAAAGACAGATTACGATGAAGACAAGAAAGTTAGGAAAGAATGGTTTTGATGTGAGTGAAGTTGGTTTGGGAACCTGGCAGATAGGGGCCGATTGGGGGAAGAATTTCCCAAGCGAAAAGGCACTGGAAATTTTAACCACAGCAGTAGAAAACGGAACTACTTTTTTTGATACCGCTGATGTTTATGGCGCCGGACAAAGCGAAAAATTTATCGGTGAGTTTTTAAAGCAAACGGATAAGGCTATTCGAGTGGCTACCAAATTTGGGCGTGGTGGTGATGTATTTCCCGATTCGTATTCAAAAGATGCCATGCGGAAATCGATAGAAGGATCTTTGTCGAGGCTGGGAGTAGATGCGCTGGATTTATTGCAACTGCACTGTATCCCGACCAGCGAATTACAAAAAGGCCATGTTTTCGACTGGCTGCGCGATTTTAAAAGCGAAGGCCTGATTAAAACTTTTGGTGCAAGTGTTGAATCGGTAGACGAAGGAATGCTATGTCTGGAACAGGAAGGAATACAATCTTTACAAGTAATATTTAATATTTTCAGGCAGAAACTGGTAACCGGGTTATTGCCGCAGGCCGAAGCAAAAGGAGTAGGTATTATTGTACGTTTGCCGCTGGCCAGTGGTTTACTCACAGGTAAGTTTAGTAAAAATACGACCTTTGAGAAAAACGATCACCGAAACTTTAATAAAGATGGCGAAGCCTTTAACGTAGGAGAGACGTTTGCCGGCTTACCATTTGAAAAGGGTGTTGAGCTGGCTGATGCATTAAAAAGCTTCGTTCCCGGAGATATGAATATGGTGCAGTTCGCGCTGCGATGGATTCTCGACCACAATGCTGTTTCAACCGTTATCCCCGGAGCAAGTTCTCCGGCACAGGTAACAGGAAATAGTGCGGCTTCTGAGCTGGCTCCGTTATCCGATGAACTTCACGCTAAACTGTCGGAATTCTATCTGTCGCGTGTTCACGATTCAATTCGTGGTGTGTACTAAATTTAACGGGAGTGCGTTAACCTTTTAAAAAAGAATCAGTAATGTCAAAAAATACTAAGTTTCTCGTTTTGTTTTTAGTGCTTGCCTTAAATGCCTGCATTTTTAATAACGACGACGATAAGCCCAAATCGTATTTGTTTGTTGAACAATTTACCCAAACCGATGGCGTTCTGATTTCCGGTCCGGAGCCACCATCGATGCAAATAGATTTCCCGACTTATCGTTATGATTCCGGGTTGAGAACTCTGAATGGTATTATCGATTTTGAAATCAACAAAGACCTTCGATTCATTTATGGCAGTGGAACCTGTTTATCGGGTACCGCAGGTGGAGGATGTGGAACCGGACTTACAGGTGTTTACGAAATGCCTTTTGAACAAGGAGCATTTGAAATGCTGAAAATTGAGGAGGACGGTATGATACGATTTATCTACGAAGACGAGGTTTTTAGTTTGGGTGTAAATGAAGAGCATGCGGTGGTAACTTCCTACATGGATACCACCGATATGGATGGGGTAAACAGTATCTCTGAAATTACCAGTACACACACCATTTCGAATTTTGGATTTATCAATGAGGAAGATGTTTTTCCGTGGGAATGGTAATCTTAAGCCACGAGCAATCAACTCTCTTCTCCCGGGATGGTCAAACACTGTCGGCTGCTAATGAAAAAGCCGTCTCGAAAATCAATTCCGAAACGGCCTTAAGCAATACATTCATGTAGTGCGTTTATTATTATTTGGTTGCAAAAATTTGCGTAAACTCTTCGTATGCATCCATGCTTTTTACTTTTTCAGCAAGATTGTCTTCCAGGAAATCTACATTTCCACCCTGTTTTTTAAATCTTTCTACATAGGCTTGTGCTGCCTGCGAATTTCCCTGATCCAGTTCGCAAATTGCCAACATGTACAGAGTTGCCTCATCGTATGGTTTGTAGCGAACTGCTGATTCAAATTGCCTGATCGCCTTTTTTGTTTTTCCGTCATTAAATAATTTATCAGCACCTTTGGTGAAATAAGTTCTGGCAATTTCATTAAAATCGCGTTTTGTGGCCGACGATTCTGACATTCCCAGTTTTACCTCAATAGCAACTTCTTTTTCCATTGCAACCGGAACACCGTTGTTTTTACCAGGCATCCACATATAATCGGTTTTGTCAATGATTCCTGTAATCAGGTTATCCACTTCGGGCGAAACACTGTTTACTACTTCAATGTTCGACAAACTTCCATCAGTGTTAATAATAAATCGAACGACCTCGGTACCTTCAGTAACCCGGCTGAATTCACTATCGTATTTAAAGTTCTCTGCTATAAAGGTTTTTAGTGAATTTTCATTGTTGGTTGGCGAGTACTTAACTGCTGTAAATTTTGGTGGAGTTACTTCTACATCGCTCATCATATGAGGAGGTACATTTTCTTGTGCATTTGCAAAAATGGTTGCAAATAAACATGCGAATAAAAATTTAATTGTTTTCATGACTTTGAGTTTTAATAGTTTTCAAATACTTGTTAATTCATTCTCTTTTTAAATTTCAATTGTTTTCTGTTGTAGTTTCTATATTTCTGTTTTCAGTGTTTTCCTTTTTAATAATTAAGAACTTTTGTTTTATTTCTTTACACCGGTTAATGTCTTAAATTTTGTTGGGTTTGATGTGCTTGTATCTGACTTCAGTATTGGTTCATATACTTCTTACTTGCAAATTTAAGGCAGAATATGATGCAAGTGTTAGCAATTTTGATTCAAAAAATGACAAAAAAAGATCAAAAGGTATTATATTCGCAGAATTGCAGATTTTAAAATTCCAGTTGGTAGTAAGAAGGTTTTATTCCAAATTCGTTCTGAAAACATTTTGAAAAATAGGATGGACTGCTAAAACCTGTATCGAATGCAATTTCGGAGATGTTACCACTTTTGTTACGAAGGAGTTCTTTGGCGCGGCTCAGGCGGTATGCTTTTATAAACGAATTGGGCGACTGGCCAATAATCAATTTCATTCTTCTATAAATTTGCGATTTACTACAGCCCAGCTGTCCTTCAAGCATCGAAGCATGTAAATCCTGGTTTTGCCAATGCTTTTCCATGTAATCCATCAGTTCAGTTAAAAACCGAACATCGTCGGGTGAAACTGATTGTATACGGTTACCTTTTATAACTATTTTCATGCTTTCGCTTTGAAACAGGTTTCGCACTTCGAGAGTGATCAGAATTTTTGATGTTGAAACGTAACACAACCTTTTGGCCAGTTTTACCGCTTGTTGAAATTCTATACTATCGTTATTGCTAAGAAAACAACCGCTTATTCCTGCTTTTAGAAATAACTGTTGTTCCAGGTTTTTAATGACCGGCGTAAAATCTTTATGCATTTTTAAAGCACAATTAACTGCAGCGCTCACCGAATCAAAAGTAACTTGTGCAGCATAATGGTCGCGTTTAATTATGGTTCCCTCAAATTGGTCGCTATACTCTACTAATAATCTTTTAAAATCTTTTTGAATAGCACCTCGTTCATTTGCCGCCATGCTGTACAACTCATTCGATTCAATACTGAGTGCCATTATAGTTATAAGCGGACGGGTGGCAATACTGTTGATATCAACTTTTTTGGTTTCGGTTTGTCTTTCAATTTGTTTTAGAAAAAAATCAATTATCCTTGAATCGACTTGTATAATATGGTTGGGCACATTCGCATGTTCTTCCTTGTGCAATTGTTCAACGCAGCTGCGATTGGGGGCTTCAAACAAACAAAAGGCTATTCTTCTTATCTCGTCGAAACAATAACCCAGTTTTCGGCAGTTGTAACGGTATTGGATTTTTAAATCTTGAAGGTGCTTTTGTGCTATTATCGCGGAGGGGGGATCATCATTTAGCTCGTGACTATCGATAAAGTATGGCATATTCTCAAGCTTTTAATTAGTGGTTAAACACTTGGGAACTACCAGAAAGTATATAAGGATAACCGGGTTAGCATGGATGCAAAAGTGGTAATTAGAGAAACGCTTGGGTTGAGTAAATGTTCAAGAGAGTTGATAATTGGTGAATCATGGTATTTTGTTTTTTTATGTGTTTCGGTTTCCCTGATTTCCATCATTTCAAAAACGACTTGGAAAAGGTTGATTTACCTATACATTTTTGTACCTTGAAAAGCAAACAGATAACAGCAAACAATATGAAACTATTACTTGAAAATATAAAAGAGTTGGTTCAGGTAGAAGATCAACCCGTTCCGTTCAGAGCCGGAAAAGAAATGGCAAAAGTTAATACTATAAAAGATGCTTTTCTGATTATCCGCGATGAAGTGATTGAGGAATTTGGCCCAATGGAGGAGCTGAAAGATAAATATATTGATGATGATTTGTTGATTGAGATCGATTGCACTAACCGGCTTGTTTATCCCAGCTTTTGCGATTCGCACACACACCTGGTTTATGCGGCACCTCGCGAAAAAGAATATGTAGATCGGATAAAAGGACTTTCGTACGAAGAGATTGCCCGCAAGGGAGGAGGTATTCTGAATTCGGCAAAACTGTTGCACGAAACTTCGGAAGACGAGCTGTACGAAAGTGCTATGGATCGTGTTTGGGAGATCGTGAAAATGGGAACCGGAGCGGTTGAAATAAAAAGTGGTTACGGACTAAATACCGAAGACGAATTGAAAATGCTTCGTGTAATTCGCCGGATAAAACAGACTGCACCCATTTGTGTGCGTGCCAACTTTTTGGGGGCACATGCCATTCCATTGGAGTATAAAAGTAATCCGGCTGAGTATGTCGACATCATAATCAACGAAATGATTCCGCAGGTGGCAGCTGAAGAACTGGCCGACTTTATCGATGTGTTTTGCGACCAGGGTTTTTTCTCAGTAGAAGATACCGAACGTATTCTTATGGCCGGAATGAAATACGGGCTGCGACCAAAAATTCATGCCAACGAACTGGGATTAACAGGCGGTATTCAGGCTGGGGTAAAATACAACGCCCTTTCGGTTGATCATCTGGAGTTTGTGGGTGACGAGGAAATTGCTGCGTTAAAAGACTCGGAAACAATGCCCACCGTTTTGCCGGGTGCTGCCTTCTTTTTAAATATGAAATTATCGCCGGTGCGCGAAATGATAGAAGCCGGTTTGCCGGTGGCATTGGCATCGGATTTTAACCCGGGATCGTCGCCAAGTGGAAACATGAGTTTGATATCGGCGATGGGATGTATAAATTTTAAAATGTTGCCCGAGGAAGTGATAAACGCTACCACACTAAACACGGCCTACGCCATGGGAATTAGCGAAAGCTACGGAAGTATTGCCAGGGATAAAATTGCCAACCTGTTTATTACCGGCGAAATTCCGGGAATAGAATACCTGCCATACGCATACGGCTCTAACCTGGTAGAAACGGTGATAATTAACGGCGAGATTCAAAACTTCTAGTCTTCGAATCCGCTCAGTCTGACTGTCTTTAATCACTGTGAAAAATCATAATGAAAATCTTTTGCAATTTATACATTCGCATAAATTGTCATTTCGACGAGTTAGCGAGGAGAAATCTGTTACAAAACGAAGAGATTTCTCTCTGCGTTCGAAATGACAGAAAAACCGAAACGAGATGAAAAAAAT
It includes:
- a CDS encoding aldo/keto reductase, with translation MKTRKLGKNGFDVSEVGLGTWQIGADWGKNFPSEKALEILTTAVENGTTFFDTADVYGAGQSEKFIGEFLKQTDKAIRVATKFGRGGDVFPDSYSKDAMRKSIEGSLSRLGVDALDLLQLHCIPTSELQKGHVFDWLRDFKSEGLIKTFGASVESVDEGMLCLEQEGIQSLQVIFNIFRQKLVTGLLPQAEAKGVGIIVRLPLASGLLTGKFSKNTTFEKNDHRNFNKDGEAFNVGETFAGLPFEKGVELADALKSFVPGDMNMVQFALRWILDHNAVSTVIPGASSPAQVTGNSAASELAPLSDELHAKLSEFYLSRVHDSIRGVY
- a CDS encoding energy transducer TonB, coding for MKTIKFLFACLFATIFANAQENVPPHMMSDVEVTPPKFTAVKYSPTNNENSLKTFIAENFKYDSEFSRVTEGTEVVRFIINTDGSLSNIEVVNSVSPEVDNLITGIIDKTDYMWMPGKNNGVPVAMEKEVAIEVKLGMSESSATKRDFNEIARTYFTKGADKLFNDGKTKKAIRQFESAVRYKPYDEATLYMLAICELDQGNSQAAQAYVERFKKQGGNVDFLEDNLAEKVKSMDAYEEFTQIFATK
- a CDS encoding helix-turn-helix domain-containing protein yields the protein MPYFIDSHELNDDPPSAIIAQKHLQDLKIQYRYNCRKLGYCFDEIRRIAFCLFEAPNRSCVEQLHKEEHANVPNHIIQVDSRIIDFFLKQIERQTETKKVDINSIATRPLITIMALSIESNELYSMAANERGAIQKDFKRLLVEYSDQFEGTIIKRDHYAAQVTFDSVSAAVNCALKMHKDFTPVIKNLEQQLFLKAGISGCFLSNNDSIEFQQAVKLAKRLCYVSTSKILITLEVRNLFQSESMKIVIKGNRIQSVSPDDVRFLTELMDYMEKHWQNQDLHASMLEGQLGCSKSQIYRRMKLIIGQSPNSFIKAYRLSRAKELLRNKSGNISEIAFDTGFSSPSYFSKCFQNEFGIKPSYYQLEF
- the hutI gene encoding imidazolonepropionase is translated as MKLLLENIKELVQVEDQPVPFRAGKEMAKVNTIKDAFLIIRDEVIEEFGPMEELKDKYIDDDLLIEIDCTNRLVYPSFCDSHTHLVYAAPREKEYVDRIKGLSYEEIARKGGGILNSAKLLHETSEDELYESAMDRVWEIVKMGTGAVEIKSGYGLNTEDELKMLRVIRRIKQTAPICVRANFLGAHAIPLEYKSNPAEYVDIIINEMIPQVAAEELADFIDVFCDQGFFSVEDTERILMAGMKYGLRPKIHANELGLTGGIQAGVKYNALSVDHLEFVGDEEIAALKDSETMPTVLPGAAFFLNMKLSPVREMIEAGLPVALASDFNPGSSPSGNMSLISAMGCINFKMLPEEVINATTLNTAYAMGISESYGSIARDKIANLFITGEIPGIEYLPYAYGSNLVETVIINGEIQNF